Proteins from a genomic interval of Equus quagga isolate Etosha38 chromosome 11, UCLA_HA_Equagga_1.0, whole genome shotgun sequence:
- the RAB34 gene encoding ras-related protein Rab-34 isoform X3: MNILAPVRRDRVLAELPQCLRKEAALHVHKGFHPRVTCACQEHRTGTVGRFKISKVIVVGDLSVGKTCLINRFCKDTFDKNYKATIGVDFEMERFEVLGVPFSLQLQWLADALKENDPSSVLLFLVGSKKDLSTPAQYVLMEKDALKMAQEMKAEYWAVSSLTGENVREFFFRVAALTFEANVLAELEKSGARRIGDVVRISSEDSNLYLTASKKKLTCCR; encoded by the exons ATGAACATTCTGGCGCCGGTGCGGAGGGACCGCGTCCTGGCGGAGCTGCCCCAG TGCCTGAGGAAGGAGGCCGCTTTGCACGTGCACAAAGGCTTCCACCCCCGCGTCACCTGCGCCTGCCAGGAGCACCGGACAGGCACCGTGGG CAGATTTAAGATCTCCAAGGTCATTGTGGTGGGGGACCTGTCGGTGGGGAAGACTTGTCTCATTAATAG ATTCTGCAAAGACACCTTTGATAAGAATTACAAGGCCACCATCGGAGTGGACTTTGAGATGGAACGATTTGAGGTGTTGGGCGTCCCCTTCAGTCTGCAGCT GCAGTGGCTAGCTGATGCACTCAAGGAGAACGACCCTTCTAGCGTGCTTCTCTTCCTCGTGGGTTCCAAGAAAGACTTGAGT ACTCCTGCTCAGTATGTGCTAATGGAGAAAGATGCGCTCAAGATGGCCCAAGAGATGAAGGCCGAGTACTGGGCAGTCTCATCTCTCACTG GTGAAAATGTCCGGGAATTCTTCTTCCGTGTGGCAGCACTGACCTTTGAGGCCAACGTGCTGGCTGAGCTGGAGAAATCGGGAGCCCGGCGCATTGGGGATGTTGTTC GCATCAGCAGTGAAGACAGCAACCTCTACCTAACTGCCAGCAAGAAGAAGCTCACGTGTTGCCGATGA
- the RAB34 gene encoding ras-related protein Rab-34 isoform X2, which translates to MNILAPVRRDRVLAELPQCLRKEAALHVHKGFHPRVTCACQEHRTGTVGFKISKVIVVGDLSVGKTCLINRFCKDTFDKNYKATIGVDFEMERFEVLGVPFSLQLWDTAGQERFKCIASTYYRGAQAIIIVFNLNDVASLEHTKQWLADALKENDPSSVLLFLVGSKKDLSTPAQYVLMEKDALKMAQEMKAEYWAVSSLTGENVREFFFRVAALTFEANVLAELEKSGARRIGDVVRISSEDSNLYLTASKKKLTCCR; encoded by the exons ATGAACATTCTGGCGCCGGTGCGGAGGGACCGCGTCCTGGCGGAGCTGCCCCAG TGCCTGAGGAAGGAGGCCGCTTTGCACGTGCACAAAGGCTTCCACCCCCGCGTCACCTGCGCCTGCCAGGAGCACCGGACAGGCACCGTGGG ATTTAAGATCTCCAAGGTCATTGTGGTGGGGGACCTGTCGGTGGGGAAGACTTGTCTCATTAATAG ATTCTGCAAAGACACCTTTGATAAGAATTACAAGGCCACCATCGGAGTGGACTTTGAGATGGAACGATTTGAGGTGTTGGGCGTCCCCTTCAGTCTGCAGCT ctggGATACTGCTGGACAGGAGAGGTTCAAATGCATTGCATCAACCTACTACCGAGGAGCCCAAG CCATCATCATTGTCTTCAACCTGAATGATGTGGCTTCCCTGGAACATACCAA GCAGTGGCTAGCTGATGCACTCAAGGAGAACGACCCTTCTAGCGTGCTTCTCTTCCTCGTGGGTTCCAAGAAAGACTTGAGT ACTCCTGCTCAGTATGTGCTAATGGAGAAAGATGCGCTCAAGATGGCCCAAGAGATGAAGGCCGAGTACTGGGCAGTCTCATCTCTCACTG GTGAAAATGTCCGGGAATTCTTCTTCCGTGTGGCAGCACTGACCTTTGAGGCCAACGTGCTGGCTGAGCTGGAGAAATCGGGAGCCCGGCGCATTGGGGATGTTGTTC GCATCAGCAGTGAAGACAGCAACCTCTACCTAACTGCCAGCAAGAAGAAGCTCACGTGTTGCCGATGA
- the RPL23A gene encoding 60S ribosomal protein L23a has translation MRLGSISPWNRVLETLFKKMAPKAKKEAPAPPKAEAKAKALKAKKAVLKGVQSHKKKKIRTSPTFRRPKTLRLRRQPKYPRKSAPRRNKLDHYAIIKFPLTTESAMKKIEDNNTLVFIVDVKANKHQIKQAVKKLYDIDVAKVNTLIRPDGEKKAYVRLAPDYDALDVANKIGII, from the exons ATGAGACTTGGCTCTATAAGCCCGTGGAACCGGGTCTTGGAAACCCTTTTCAAGAAGATGGCGCCGAAAGCGAAGAAGGAAG cccctgcccctcccaaagCCGAAGCCAAAGCAAAGGCTTTGAAGGCCAAGAAAGCTGTGCTAAAAGGCGTCCAGagccacaaaaaaaagaagatccgTACGTCACCCACCTTCCGACGGCCCAAGACACTGCGGCTCCGAAGGCAACCCAAGTATCCTCGGAAGAGCGCCCCGCGGAGAAACAA GcttgaccactatgccatcaTCAAGTTCCCCTTGACCACCGAATCAGCCATGAAGAAGATAGAAGACAACAACACGCTTGTGTTCATTGTGGATGTCAAGGCCAACAAGCATCAGATCAAACAGGCTGTAAAGAAGCTCTATGACATTGACGTGGCCAAGGTCAACACCCTGATCAG GCCtgatggagagaagaaggcataTGTTCGACTGGCTCCTGACTATGATGCTTTGGATGTTGCCAACAAA attgggATCATCTAA
- the RAB34 gene encoding ras-related protein Rab-34 isoform X1 — translation MNILAPVRRDRVLAELPQCLRKEAALHVHKGFHPRVTCACQEHRTGTVGRFKISKVIVVGDLSVGKTCLINRFCKDTFDKNYKATIGVDFEMERFEVLGVPFSLQLWDTAGQERFKCIASTYYRGAQAIIIVFNLNDVASLEHTKQWLADALKENDPSSVLLFLVGSKKDLSTPAQYVLMEKDALKMAQEMKAEYWAVSSLTGENVREFFFRVAALTFEANVLAELEKSGARRIGDVVRISSEDSNLYLTASKKKLTCCR, via the exons ATGAACATTCTGGCGCCGGTGCGGAGGGACCGCGTCCTGGCGGAGCTGCCCCAG TGCCTGAGGAAGGAGGCCGCTTTGCACGTGCACAAAGGCTTCCACCCCCGCGTCACCTGCGCCTGCCAGGAGCACCGGACAGGCACCGTGGG CAGATTTAAGATCTCCAAGGTCATTGTGGTGGGGGACCTGTCGGTGGGGAAGACTTGTCTCATTAATAG ATTCTGCAAAGACACCTTTGATAAGAATTACAAGGCCACCATCGGAGTGGACTTTGAGATGGAACGATTTGAGGTGTTGGGCGTCCCCTTCAGTCTGCAGCT ctggGATACTGCTGGACAGGAGAGGTTCAAATGCATTGCATCAACCTACTACCGAGGAGCCCAAG CCATCATCATTGTCTTCAACCTGAATGATGTGGCTTCCCTGGAACATACCAA GCAGTGGCTAGCTGATGCACTCAAGGAGAACGACCCTTCTAGCGTGCTTCTCTTCCTCGTGGGTTCCAAGAAAGACTTGAGT ACTCCTGCTCAGTATGTGCTAATGGAGAAAGATGCGCTCAAGATGGCCCAAGAGATGAAGGCCGAGTACTGGGCAGTCTCATCTCTCACTG GTGAAAATGTCCGGGAATTCTTCTTCCGTGTGGCAGCACTGACCTTTGAGGCCAACGTGCTGGCTGAGCTGGAGAAATCGGGAGCCCGGCGCATTGGGGATGTTGTTC GCATCAGCAGTGAAGACAGCAACCTCTACCTAACTGCCAGCAAGAAGAAGCTCACGTGTTGCCGATGA
- the TLCD1 gene encoding TLC domain-containing protein 1 produces the protein MPPLLHPALPLLLGATLTFRALRRALCRLPLPKHVRADPLRTWRWHNLLVSFAHSIVSGTWALLCVWQAPEMLVEIETAWSLSGYLLVCFSAGYFIHDTVDIVVSRQARASWEYLVHHVMAMAAFFSGIFWRSFVGGGVLTLLVEVSNIFLTIRMMMKINNAQDLLLYRINKYVNLVMYFLFRLAPQAYLTHFFLRYVGQRTLGTFLLGVLLMLDVMILIYFSRLLRSDFCPERVPRRQQKDKFLTE, from the exons ATGCCCCCCCTGCTGCACCCCGCCCTGCCGCTGCTCCTGGGCGCCACGCTGACCTTCCGGGCTCTCCGGCGCGCGCTCTGTCGCTTGCCCCTGCCCAAGCACGTGCGCGCCGACCCGCTGCGCACCTGGCGCTGGCACAACCTGCTCGTCTCCTTCGCGCATTCCATTGTGTCAGGGACCTGGGCGCTGCTGTG TGTATGGCAGGCTCCCGAGATGCTTGTGGAAATTGAGACGGCATGGTCGCTTTCTGGCTATCTGCTCGTTTGCTTCTCCGCGG GGTATTTTATCCACGACACGGTAGACATCGTGGTTAGTCGTCAGGCTCGAGCTTCTTGGGAATACCTCGTCCATCACGTCATG GCCATGGCTGCCTTCTTTTCAGGCATCTTTTGGCGCAGTTTCGTCGGTGGGGGTGTCCTAACACTGCTGGTGGAGGTCAGCAACATCTTCCTCACCATCCGCATGATGATGAAGATCAACAATGCCCAGGATCTCCTCCTCTACCGGATCAACAAGTATGTCAACTTGGTTATGTACTTTCTCTTCCGCCTGGCCCCTCAGGCCTACCTCACCCATTTCTTCCTGCGTTACGTGGGCCAGAGGACCCTCGGCACCTTTCTGCTGGGTGTCCTGCTCATGCTGGATGTCATGATCCTCATCTACTTTTCCCGCCTCCTCCGCTCGGACTTCTGCCCTGAGCGTGTCCCCCGCCGGCAACAGAAAGACAAGTTCTTGACTGAGTGA